The window GGCTCTGATCTCAATACCATATACCCTTCCACACATAAGAAAATAGCCGAGCAAATGATGGATTGTGGGGGGCTACTTACCGAATACAAATTAGGCTCTGAAATGAGTCCCAGTAACTTCCCACAAAGAAATCGAATCATTGCAGGGCTATCAGATGCTTTGATTGTGGTTGAAGCAGCAAAAAAAGGAGGCGCACTGATCACAGCAGAAATAGCCTACAGTTATAACCGTGAAGTATTTGCTGTACCAGGAAATCTCCAATCTAAATACAGCGAAGGCTGCAACGACCTAATTAGAAACATGAAAGCAGGGATTTACATGAGTTCCAAAGAGATTGTGAACTCCTTATCCTGGGATATGGAATCAAGAGAATCCTCTGCACAAAAGGTTTTTCCGGACACCTCTTTGCTAGACCCCTTAGAGAACAAAATTCTGGAAAGGATTTTTGATAAAAAAGAGGTCGAAGTAAATTGGCTGAGTCATGATTTAAATGTCCCAATCAGCACCTTAGCAGTAAAACTACTCAATTTAGAATTTCTGGGTTTTGTGAAAGCCTTTCCGGGAAAAAAGTATCAATGGCTCCATAGCAAACAATAAATGGCTTAACTGTATGGCCCAATCGTCTTTTTTGATTACATTGAATCATTCTGATCTAAACATAATATTATGAAACTTTCATTCCTCTCTTTAATATCCTGTCTAGTTGTATTGATCGGTTGCCAAAGCCAAGTAAACAATACTCCCGATACTTTACCTATGAAAATTGCAAAAGCATATGGCTATGATCAATTAGATGAGGTACAGTCCATTTCTTATACATGGAACGTAAGAAGGGACAGCGCAACAGTAATGGTGAGAGATTGGAAGTGGGACCTTGTTAAAGGTGAAGTTTCCTATTCAGATGCCGACACTAGTGTCACTTACCTTATTGCTGAAAAGACTGATCAATTGAAAGAGGTTGACCATAAATTCATTAATGATAAATATTGGTTACTCTATCCTTTCCAATTGGCTTGGGACAAAGGATATACTACAGAAATTACTGAAAATCAAAACTCTCCAATTAATAGTGATCCGACAACCAAACTTACTATTATTTACAACAATGAAGATGGTTATACCCCGGGAGATGCCTATGACCTTTATGTAGATGACAACAATTTGATTAAAGAATGGGTATTTAGAAAAGGAAATGCTGCCGAAGGCAGAGCCTTTACTTGGGAAAATGAAAAAGATTTTGGAGGGGTGAAAATTGCTTTGGATCACCGAATGAAAGACGGAAATAAAGTAATTTGGTTTACAAATGTTAAGGTAAATAAGAAATAGGCTAGATCGACACTCTTTCCAATGTTAGGAACTAGGAAGACCTTAAGTCTTCATCTTTCCTTCATCCATAATTTTATCCCGGAATTTAATTGCACATGAACCATGTCTTTGAAATACCCAAGCACCTTACCTTGACCAACAAAGTTAGATGCTGGAAGTAATCCACGATCAAAATATTCAAATAGTGTATCAGTAGGACGCAATTCTATTGCTTGGGTTTTAGGACTTGAGACGTCAACTATAGATTGATGGGCAAAGCCAATTGATTCATCAGGAAATTGAATCCTAAACCAATCTCCTCTCTTTGCTAAAATTTCGAAATAAGTAAGCTTGGGATGTTTCCCTAGTACTTTTGACTTTAAATCTGGCAATGCACGAAAATTTCCATTATTGACAGAAAAAACCCCATAATCTTTAAGAAATACACTGTCAGAAAGAACTATTTCTTTGGGTTTCTCAGCAACTTGAATAAACGGGAAGGGGTCAACTGCACCTTTTCCCCTTCGGTATATTCCGAAATGCAAATGTGGAGCAGTAGTAATGGCATTTCCGGTATTGCCAACTGTACCCAAAGTATCACCTATACTTACACGATTCCCTGCCTTAACGTGCTGGCTATCTAAGTGGGCATAATAATAATTGTACTTACCTGAATTCACCCAAACGACATTACCTCCCAATCGGTTTTGCCCGGTTCTTCTTACCATCCCGTTTACTACAGCCCTTACCGGTGTACCTCTTTTGGCAAACACATCCACCCCTTCATGCTTTCTAGCACCACCACTTCTCGCATCTCCCCAAAAACTGGCAATCTGACCGGATTGCATATCCGGTAACGGAAAGGCAAGAGATCCGGAAATTTCAATACTTAAGACTACGGCACCTCCTCCAAGCAATTCAGGCTGAACTCTTAGCACATGTTCAGCATCCTGTGTGACGGTATATTCAATTTTTTGCTGTTCTTCTGAATAGTGAAGTTGAGTGAATTTATCTACCTCTCTTTTAAACACATCGATAAAATACACTGTTGAGGAATCCGTTAAAACATCAGCCTTGATGATTACATTATTTCCTTCTTTCACCCCATATTGCAAAAAAACAGCTTCCGCCTTTGAGGGGTCAAAGTAAGTCATCTCATTGTAAGGTAATTGAAGTGTAGGTAAATTAGACGCATGTCTCAGCTTTCCGTTATTGATCCACTTTTGTCCGATTCCATAATTCTCTAAACCCGATTTATTCAAGGTGTTGAGATAGTTTTGATAGGGAATAGGGTTTTTAAAAAGTTTTTCTGCTTGGCAAGCACTGAACAAAACAAATAACCATACACACCATAAGGGATGTTGAAAAAGGGGCTTTATCGCCTCCTTTCCAAAAAAGAAATACGTATAAAGCCCTTTTATTATTTTTTGATTTCCTAATATTTTTTGATCAATGTGAACTTTGAAACTCATGTTTACCTTCGGCTATTTCTTCTACTATTTTTTTATTGAATGCTTCAAGATCTTTTGGTGACCGTGAAGTAACCAGTCCCTGATCACATACACATTCGTGATCAAACCATTCCGCGCCGGCATTGATAATATCTCGCTTAATTGAAGGAAATGATGTCATTTTCCTACCTGCCAGCTCACCTGTTTCAATTAATACTTGAGGGCCATGACAAATGGAAGCCACCGGCTTGCCTAAAGAGAAGAAATGTTTAATAAATGCCACGGCATCTTCATTGGTACGTAGCTTATCCGGATTCAAAACTCCTCCCGGAATCAATACAGCATCATAATCTTCGGGTTTGGCTTCTTCCAAAGTCTTATCCACTTTAAAATCTTTGCCCCAGTCCACCTTATCCCATGATTTAATGGTTCCTTCATTTGGGGAAATTACCTCCACAAAAGCCCCTTCTTCCTCCAATGCTGATTTTGGGGAAGTAAACTCCACCTCTTCAAATCCACTCTCTGTAATTAAAGCTATTTTTTTACCTTTTAATTTACTCATCTTTACAATTGGTTTAATTTCAGTCAATTTTTTAAAGGTATAATTCAAATTCCATGCTAAACTTTTTATTATTAATTTTTTTTAGGTAGAAATTCGATTAACAGCACAGATTAATCCAGTAGTACTATAAATAAATGAGGCTTGCCTTCCCATTATCTTAAATTAGAAGTAGGGGAAAATTGTGAAGTTGTTAAAAAAATAGAGATCGGTATAATCTCGGAATTGGCAATACTTGCTGAAATTTTTTCAAAATTAGCCACTTCATTGGCGTTTTCAATTTCATAATAGCAATACTATAGTAACCTGACTTTATGGTGACTATAACCCTACATTTGCTATTCTAAATTCTGAGTCAAAAGCTGAAAGTGCTATCAAGCTAAAAATAGAACAAAAAAAAGCCCTGATATCAGGGCTTTTAAAAATTTTTAAATGTATGGTTACTATTTTAAACGTAATTGCTCAACATAACCGGCATAACAAGCATCAAAATGTCTTCATTTTCATTAAGATCAGAAGGTAAAATCAGGCCTGCTCTATTTGGAGCGCTAAACTTCAAGGTCACTTCCTTGGCTGAAATGTTGTTCAACATTTCCACTAAGAACTTAGCATTAAACCCAATTTCTATGTCTTCTCCTTCATGCTCACAAGACAGTCGCTCATTTGCTTCATTAGAAAAGTCCAGATCTTCGGCGGAAATTTGTAATTCACTTCCTGTTAATTTCAACCTTACTTGATGGGTCGTTTTATTGGCATAAATGGCAATTCTTTTTAAGGAACCCAAAAATTCTTGCCTATTGATGACCATGTCATTGTTATTGTCTGCTGGAATTACATTTTCATAATCAGGGAATCTCTCATCAATTAACCTACAAATCATTTTGATATTATTGAATTTAAAGTAGGCATTGCTACTATTAAACTCAACCGTCACAGGCACATTCTCGGCCGGAAGAGTAGATTTTAATAAGTTAAGGGCTTTCCTTGGCACTATTATACTTGAAGCTTCCGGAGAGGCTATATCAACCCTTCTGTAACGAATCAATCGATGCCCGTCAGTCGCTACAAAAGTAGTATTGGTACTGCTTAGGTTAATAAATACCCCTGTCATTGCAGGCCTCAACTCATCATTGCTAGTTGCAAAAATGGTATTGGCAATGGCACTGCTCAAAACATCTGTTGACATCTCTACAGTAGAAGCATTGGTTACACTTGGAATTCTTGGAAAATCCGTAGCGTTTTCACCTGCCAATTTATAGCGTCCATTGTCTGAACTGATTTCAACACTGTAGGTTTCCTTATCAATACTAAATGTTACAGGTTGTTCGGGAAGATTTTTAAGTGTTTCAATTAGAATTTTTGCAGGAACTGCAATATTACCGTCCTCTTTTGCCTCCACCTCAATTTCCGTAGTCATTGATGTTTGCAAATCGGAAGCTGTAACTGTAAGCTTGCTGTCCAATATTTCGAAAAGGAAGTTCTCTAATATAGGCACAACAGGGTTGGTTGTTACCACCCCATTTATTGCAGAGAGATGCTTCAAAAGTGAAGAAGAAGAAACAATAAATTTCATATGTTTGTTTTTTTTAATTCAGTCACAATAAAAATTATCGCAAATCCAAATTATTGCTCGGACACTTCAAATTTAAGCTTTTTAGTCAATGCTTCTTAGCAATAAAGACGTAAATTTAAATTCCGGTGGATTTAACAGGGTAAAGTTATAAATAAAATTATAAATGCCCTCATATGGTTTTAATTTGATCCGATAAAATTAAATTGATTTTTTAAATCAAGTTTAAAACCCTTTTCATTTTGAATATTTTCGCTTCCTAAGATATTGTTTGAACCATCCAATAAATACCACCAACAAAACCGGCAAAACAACATTTATCACCTGCCACATGGATCGTTGTTGTTTAATTTTCACTTTATTCAGTGGACGTATTTCAAACTCTTTATTTTTACTGGCAATTATTCCCTCAGGGTAAACCATATAGTTCACCGTATTTTGCAAAAATGTTCTGTTTGCAGTTAAATTTTCGGAGAAAGGGTTATTCCCTAAAGGCAGAGGTATTTTATCCTGAGGACTTACCCAACTTTTAAATACATCCGCATCACCTGCTACCAGAATCTTACCTCCGTTGCTTTCGGGCAAGAATTTGCTTTTATCAAATTCATCGGGCACAAAACGGTTTTTAAAAAAGGAAGTAAATTTACCTTCCAAAAGGTAAGCCAAGGGTAAACTACCGCTGTTGAATGTTTTTATGTCAGGTTCTTTAGACATATCTTTAAAAGCCACCCTTACCGGGGCACTTTCTCTTCGGCTATAATTGCTGGAAAAAATTAAAGGTGTCTTTTTTACCTGATCGGCTTTTACGGTATCAATAGAACTTACAAAGCGAAACTGTACCAAATCTAAGCCTTTGGTGATCGGATGGCTTGCCATCTTTCCCGCTTGCACATAAAATGGCCATGGCAAAGGAACTATTTGTGGTTGATTGCCAAACTCACCTGAGACTACGGGATAATAACCAAAATTCAAATCCTTAATTAAATCCTTGTTAATACGTACTCCATATCGAAAAAGCAAGTCATCAATTCCCGAGTCAAAAGGCATGGCCAATGTTCCTTTTCCTCCTGCTTCTTCAAGATTTATGGCCATTTGGTCCATCATAAAAAGGATATTGCCACCATACATGAGAAATTGATCCAATAAATATTTCTCTCTTTCTCCATAGGCTTCTTTAGGACCGGCCACAATCAACACCTCAAATGTCAAAAGGTCCGCCACGCTTTTGGCTTGCTCAAAAGGAACTTTATAAACTTCGAAATCTTCATTGAGAGCTTCCACCATGCCATAACCTTCATCTTCTTCCATTTCTCCCTGGCCAATTATTACACCAATAGCCCTCTTATTTATGGTATATAACCTTTTGATAGCTTGTCCAATTTCAAATTCTAAATTTTCAATAGACAAGTTTAAGGTTTCCTCAGGTCGCATCCCCAATTCGCCCTTCAGCAGTAAAACCCCGGTTTCTTTGGACGGAGACCTTAATACAATCCCCGGAAAAATCAGTTGTGTAGCTTGTGTTCCATTTCGGTTGGAATGTAAATTGGTAGGATTAATGCCATACTCTGCCAATTTGATAATATACTGTTCACTACTATCGGTTGCAACAGCTAAAGGATCCACATAATTAATACTAATTTCCTCGGGGCTGTACGAGCGAAAAGTTTTTAGGATTTGCTCTATATTCCTTTGAAATCGCTTCATTCCAGGAGGTAGATCTCCCATCAATAAAATATCAACCTCCAATGGCCCATCCATGTCTTCCAACACATCTAAGGTTGCTTGACCAATGCTATATTTCCCCTCTTCGGTCATATCGAGTCTAAAAGACCACCAATTATCCAAATTGATGACCAAAAACCAAATCAATGATATGGTTAGGATTCCGAAAAGTAAAGCGCTGTATTTTCTATTCATCTTTATTGATCATAACCCAAGAACATACCAAAAAGGTAAGTATCATTCCAATGAAATAATAAATATTTTCTGAGACGATTACCCCTCTTCCCATTTGTTCATAATGAAAGTCTGCTCCCAGTCCCTGTAGCAATACTGCCTGGTCTCCCGTGGCCAGGGTGGCCAAAGCGCCAATCCCCCCGTATAACAAGAAAGACAAAAAAACAGCAATCACGAAAGAAACAATTTGATTGGAAGAAATGGAGGAACTAAACAAACCCACAGAAGCAAATAAAGCCCCCACCAAAAACAAACCAATATAAGCTCCGAAAAATCCGGCACTGTCTATATTCCCAATGGTATCACCTAGCTGAAAAATGCTAAAATAATAAACCAAGGTTGGAATTAAAGAAAAAACCAAAAGCACTAAGGCAGCCAAGTATTTGGCCAATACTATCTGGTAATTTTTAAGAGGGGAGGTCTTTAGTAATTCCCAAGTTCCGGATTTCTTTTCTTCGGCAACCATCCTCATTGTAATTGCAGGCAAAAGAAATATAAAAACAAATGGAGTATAACTAAACAGAGGTTCCAGGTCTGCATAACCATAATCTAAAACACTGGTTCCGGGGAATACCCATACAATCAAACCCAATGAAACTAAGAAAACAGCAGTGATTAAATAGGCTGATAAATTACTAAAAAAAGCATTGACCTCTTTTTTAAACAGACTTAGCATACTACTAATTTTGGGTTAAGCTTTGAAAAACGGATTCCAGGTTCTTCTCTTCTTGTCGAATGCTCACTAGATTAAGTCCCCGGCTTTGCACCAATTCAATGATTTCGGCTCTCAATTTTTTAGGGTCTTTACAAGTGAAAGCCATAAGGCCGGGCTGTTTTATTTCTACACTATTATAGGTAAGCCCATCGAGCCATTCACTTTCAATGCTTTCCTCTGTTTCTAATAGAACGATGGATTTTCCTGCTTTGGCTTTAAGGCTTTGAAGGGCATCTTGTGCCACCACTTTTCCCTTTTTAATAATCACTACTTTGTCACATAGAATCTCAACTTCTTGCATGATATGGGTACTCAGAATCAATGTTTTATCTTTACTAATGGCTTTAATAAGTTGTCTTATTTCAACCAATTGATTGGGATCCAGACCTGTGGTAGGCTCGTCTAGGATAATAATCTCCGGATCATGCACAAGGCTTTTCGCCAAGCCTACCCTTTGCCTATACCCCTTGGACAAATTTCCTATTCTTTTGTGTCTTTCTTCTGTCAACCCACACTGATCCATCACCATCTCCACCCTTTCCAATCGTTGTTTTTTCTTCATCTGGTAAAGACCACCAATAAAAGATAAAAACTCAGGAATATACATTTCATCATACAAGGGGTTGTGTTCTGGGAGGTAACCAATTAATTTACTCACGGCTATAGGGTGTTTTTTAACAGAAATCCCATTAACCAGAGCTTCTCCTTCATCCGCTTGTAAATAGCCGGTAATGATTTTCATGGTGGTGGATTTGCCGGCACCATTGGGTCCCAAAAACCCTAAAACTTGACCAGGGCTTGCTTGAAAGCTTATATCATTGAGCACTTTTTGCTCCCCGAAACTTTTTGAAAGATGATTAATTTCTATGGACATAGTTCAAATGAAAATCAATCCAGAAGCAGAGGCCTTCACTACTGTTTCAGGCTATATTTCTTTATTTGATTGAGTAAATAATCTATTATACTCAGCCTTTAATTTCCACTTTTCTCCAATAATTATTCACTGAACAACGGGTAATTAAATTTGTTTCAGCAATAAAAACGTATGTAAAAAAGCAGACACCGTTATAAAGATAACGGTGTCTGACTAATATTCATATATAAGAAGCACAGAAATGAAAGTTTAATTAAAAAATCTAAATAACTTTCAATTACTGCTTTTAAATCAACTTACTTGTTGGATTAAGTCCAATTTTATGGTTCTAAAGCTTTTACACCTGGTAAAACTTTTCCTTCCATCAACTCTAACAATGCACCTCCACCGGTAGATACAAAGGAAACTTTTTCACCAAAACCAAACTTATTAACAGCAGCAGCTGAATCTCCACCACCAATTAGAGTAAAAGATCCATTTTCAGTAGCTGCCACAACAGCTTCTGCTACTGCTTTGGTACCTTTTTCAAAACTACTCATTTCAAAAACTCCCATAGGCCCATTCCACAGAATTGTCTTCGAGTCTTTCAGAATTTCTGCAAATTTCACCCTCGTTTCAGGACCAATATCCAATCCCATCCAACCATCAGGGATTTGTCCTTTTTTAGCTGTGCTTTGTTCTGCATCATTTGCAAAGTCGGTACTAGTAACAGCATCATCAGGTAGGATAAGGTTCACATTTTTTTGCTTGGCCTTTTCCAAAAGCTCCAATGCAAGAGGCATCTTATCTTCTTCAAGCAATGAGTCGCCAATGGTTCCTCCTTGTGCTTTGGCAAAAGTATAAGACATCCCACCACCAATAATCAAGTTATCGACCTTGTCTAACAACTTGTCTATGAGCAATATTTTATCGGAAATTTTTGCACCACCCATAATGGCTGTAAATGGTCTTTCTGGGGACCCCAAAACTTTCTCTGCGTTTTCAAGTTCTGCCTGCATAAGATATCCGGCAACTTTGTCATTAAAAAACTCAGCGACTATTGCTGTAGAGGCATGTGCCCTGTGGGCAGTACCGAAAGCATCATTTACATAAATATCCCCGTGTTGAGCTAATTTTTTTGCAAAGTCCTTGTCACCTTTCGTCTCTTCTTTGTGAAACCTTAAGTTTTCCAATAGTAAAACTTCTCCCGGATTAAGACTTGTAGACAGCTGAGTCGCTTCAGTTCCAATACAGTCTTTGGCAAATTTCACCGATACTTCAAGTTCTTTGTTCAATTCGGTGATAAGGTGCCTAAGAGAAAACTTATCCTCCGGACCTGATTTGGGCCTTCCGAGGTGAGACATTAGGACTACAGATCCACCATCATTAAGGATTTTCTTTATGGTCGGAACTGCAGAAACGATCCTCGTATTGTCTGTAATGGTATGCTGATCATCCAAAGGAACGTTAAAATCCACCCTTACAAGTGCCTTTTTTCCACTGAAATCAACGTTATCTACTGTTTTGATTCGATTGTTCATGTTTTGTAGGTTTAATATATACGTCAAAAATAAACATTTTATTTGGCAGCAGCCCTTCTTAACCGATCATTTATCGCTTTACCCAAATGTATTTCCGGTAATTCCTCAGCTAAAATTATAGAGGCTGCGGTATCATCCAAAGAACGCATGGCAGAAAACAGGTTTCTTGCGGCTTCATCAAAATCACCTGATTCACTTAATACTATTTGATTTGCTGCTTTTAATTCAGGAAAAAACCGTTTAAAAGAAAGCACCGCTAGAGTTTCTTTTTCATTTTGGTATTGCTGCATCAGCTCATCTAAATTTCCCAAAACCATTGGCTTTCTAGGTGCATAATGACTTTTTAGCATTCCTGGAGATTGCGGATTGCTACTTGATTGGGGTAATATCAATACATTCCCTACCAACTTTTCTATTTCACTGACTGATATCCCTCCAAGTCTGTATATAATCACTTGCCCTTGTTCCATGCCTACAATCGTGCTTTCCAAGCCTACATCACATGAGCCTCCATCCAGAATATAAGATAGCTTGTCGCCAAGGTGATGTGCCACATGGCTGGCACTTGTAGGGCTGATGTAACCAAAAGGATTGGCACTGGGGGCTGCCAGTGGAAAATCGACCAAATCCAATAAGCTTCGGGTCAAGGGATGATTCGGCACCCTTACACCAACTTTACCTAAACCACTAGTGACCAAGTCAGGAATAATTGACTTCTTAGGAAGCAATAAAGTAAGAGGGCCTGGCCAAAAAGCCTCCGCCAAAGCCTTTAATTCGTCGGGGATGAATTCAACATAGTTGTGTATTTGTTCTATGCCCGGCAGATGTACAATTAAGGGATCAAATTTTGGTCTATTTTTGGCTTTAAAGATTTGCAAAACTGCATTTTCATCCAAAGCATTCCCTGCCAATCCATAAACCGTTTCTGTGGGAATTGCCACCAATTGCCCTTCGGTCAATAATGCTGCCGATTTTTTAATGTCTTTACCAATCTCAGCCATTATTCCGCGCAAAATTCATCAATCCAATCTTTTGCTTGTGTGTACCCCAAGGACAAGGCCGTTTGAAGATACTCGCAGCCTTTCTCTTTTTTACCTAGCGCACTCATTTCTGTTACCCCTAAAAGGTAAAAAGCAGCACCATTTCGCTTATCTATTCTGGTCAACTCTTCTAAAGTAGCTATAGCTGTTAATGGGTCGTTATTCCCCAAGTGGGCTTTTGCTTTATTGAATAAAACCTGTGGTTGTTCCGGATTAGCATGCAGTGCCTTGTCGAAATCTATTAAAGCATCTTCATACATTTCAAGTCCCAAAAGGGCTAAGCCACGGTTATAATAAATGTCCACTTGATTAATATCAAGGCCATTTGCTCGATTATAATCAACCAAAGCCATTTTATATTCCTCTTTTTCCATGTAAACATTCCCTCTGTTAAAAAAGGGTTTGTAATTACTTTCATCCAGGTCAATGGATCGGGAAAAAGAATCTATGGCGTCATCCCATTTTCCCGTTTGGAAAAATATTACCCCTCTGGCATTCCATGCCGGAGCATGGCTTGTGTCATTTTCCACCAGTCTATTTAAATGCCCGATTGCTGTCTCAAAATCCTGTTTATCCAAAGCCACTATTCCGGCTTCAAACAGTTCCTCTGAAGAAGGTTGACAGGAAATCAGGAAAAAGAGAACAATGAAGCTACTCCATATATTTTTACGCATTTCATTTTTTTTTGCAAAGATAAGAATACTTGATGCACAATCCACTTAAGGTTTGAACAAAAAACAAGTACTAAGAAAAGTCTTACAATAGAATTTCAGATTTACTGGTTTTCTCTAACATCCTCAATACAGAGTCATTGAAACCAACCAATTCTGCAGTTAGGTCAAAGCCCACCCATGCAAGGTCTTTACTCTCAGGGCTTATAATCAGCGGCTCATCCATTTCTGCTTCTATTAAGAACCTTACATCATAATGAAAATGTCTTTCTTCCTTATCATTCGCAGGAATCACATGCCTATCCAAATCAAAGATTGATTTGTCCACTAATCGGATGGATTGCAAACCACTTTCCTCCCTGGCTTCTGTCAAGGCCACTTCCAGAAGGTTCTCATTTCCATCGGCATGTCCTCCCAATTGGAGCCAACGCTGAAGTTTCCTGTGGAGTGTAAGTAACGCAT of the Cyclobacterium marinum DSM 745 genome contains:
- a CDS encoding tetratricopeptide repeat protein, whose amino-acid sequence is MRKNIWSSFIVLFFLISCQPSSEELFEAGIVALDKQDFETAIGHLNRLVENDTSHAPAWNARGVIFFQTGKWDDAIDSFSRSIDLDESNYKPFFNRGNVYMEKEEYKMALVDYNRANGLDINQVDIYYNRGLALLGLEMYEDALIDFDKALHANPEQPQVLFNKAKAHLGNNDPLTAIATLEELTRIDKRNGAAFYLLGVTEMSALGKKEKGCEYLQTALSLGYTQAKDWIDEFCAE
- a CDS encoding NUDIX hydrolase, whose product is MDRENLKCLFENYRTPFEEEKAMVPGFLELLDDPDAFKRERKAGHFTASAWIVNKRRTHALLTLHRKLQRWLQLGGHADGNENLLEVALTEAREESGLQSIRLVDKSIFDLDRHVIPANDKEERHFHYDVRFLIEAEMDEPLIISPESKDLAWVGFDLTAELVGFNDSVLRMLEKTSKSEILL